From a region of the Drosophila virilis strain 15010-1051.87 chromosome 3, Dvir_AGI_RSII-ME, whole genome shotgun sequence genome:
- the Gug gene encoding arginine-glutamic acid dipeptide repeats protein isoform X16 has protein sequence MAASTQGEIRVGPGHQVNDVYAKLPDYNPISSFPVDKETDERELEETRWSPGVVADGDLLMFLRAARSMAAFQGMCDGGLEDGCLAASRDDTTINALDVLHDSGYDPGKALQALVKCPVSKGIDKKWTEDETKKFIKGLRQFGKNFFRIHKDLLPHKDTPELVEFYYLWKKTPGANNNRPHRRRRQSALRRNRVTRANNTPPKKEDTPEPQAATTATAAASAAETANRSSPAVSKEENSSLTEDDASECDSDSSLTNKRDESPSRMRTRNKQQNNNNNNNSSSASAAGGGGNSAAAATAASSVNASANSSSAKDQSSGSASNNSNAVANGKRPKRGSDTPDAAAAAAAAVAGDSPKTPTKSVAEGSGNKRKGGKQDTPNKKKRTETDTNNSSSEQANNSTEDNIKEKQRKRPDSPVESMNSDSRPDSVLDDGESNTTDTDGRTAEQQSSKDSKEINCKEESGAVTLSGDLDSKSEVNEKSIKTETSCAEDNKDAIKNMDEETNIQAPSSIQPLSIKPTHVDGLLKDSSSLEAPQAAVAVAPIAMKVPTIATVEALNASVDRDRKEAIEKMEICENEAAARDPDLLKKLASIKQETLPQQQQQQQQQQQQQQQQQQQQQHQQQQQQQLGVPPVSAASGPMQEAVYIKKEPMEDSMDATCNQNSNEPQDLKVKIEIKNEDLKINASGLPPVSSAAPPPNAQLAGLHHGAVDGVNAEPLHLQHMPHGPTPQAPAGYLIDGQLKYGPPGQPPPQPPPQLHSDPGSGGVASATPQKYPGDMEMKYNEAAVKFEPSSGKFAPQELKYPVPPQLDPLKYSQEIQAAAAAAAAVGKYDMKYMIEQQGKYPVELAPPKPGYQEALKIPDVKPGFAHLPHNIGPSLDGPGSHKYAPSAQPGQPMDQQPPGATPPPGIAMPKPHYQHDVQTPPLGRPFEPAGLMLKYGDPLAGKYGPPQPQDLKYPMPPVSAAGGENLIKASPYGPPPESPIDASARSTPGQDSQGSNSNSNSQPPSSQPQQFQSPHPSPHMPSPAGGGLPPGMHPQNLISPHSHGPPPNSGAGSGPGPQPPTSLHQPISSTMSGQGGPPSLQHGLPPGPGGPHAQISVANSLSGVVSSLGAPTLSTMAPSHPMHPHMHPHQHPHLQSLQSLHRPHPDLPPSMHPHAPMAMSLQAPGPPPPHSHGHPLAPGHGQQQQQPGPGGPAGTVRTPSPAQQQQPPPRSLHEPLPTSREPPASHTSTAPTGSISGLSSGPGQGQGPGPMPHQSPHAHRTSPLPGLAHPSGLIGHPMPIHPHLAHLPPGHPAHAALAHPGHHLLSHSIAGLSHGGGPIALLAGPGGLGGLPESALSRRTPPSHLSHPHASSAPSTPHSVAISTSMSLTTTPNTVPSSAFSRASPSVQLSSGSAPAGPGGNSNSGTPNNSSAAAAAAAAAAAHRAASPASSVGSLSRQSPLHPVPQSPLSHHPSSSALSAAAAAVAERDRHALMRQQSPHMTPPPVSSASGLMASPLSKMYAPQPGQRGLGTSPPPHLRPGASPPVIRHPQMPLPLPLIAPGGGIPQIGVHPGQSPYPHPLLHPSVFYSPHHHNPFNSPYGYAPYGPGFPAYMKPPPPAGPLDPAAVMAAHHAGLSGPPPQSRQDEQNAAAAAAVAAEKQHAAAVAAAQQQHKTPQQQQQQQQQQQQQQQQQQQQQQQQHQQQQQQQQQQQQQQQQQQQQQQQQQQQQQPGGPQQNKPPTPKTPQGPGGMSVGMGGPGTPTGLPPGAYPGSHLAGYPPPPHSSPFAPQDGQQHGMKPTSHMDALRAHAHSANSAGMGGGHHPTEPLPIDIEPDPEPEIPSPTHNIPRGPSPEAKPDDTECHRSQSAIFVRHIDRGDYNSCTRTDLIFKPVTDSKLARKREERDRKLAEKERERRQQQQQQQQQQQQQAAAAQQAAQQAKLKAELKPPYADTPALRQLSEYARPHVAFSPVEQMVPYHHPMGPMYSRERELEEIKNAQAAAASQSRLDPHWMEYYRRGIHPSQFPLYANPAISQMERERLGIPPPHHVGMDPGEHMIRLTREYHAHSHTHLHLPLHPQPQPPEAGFQLPPNVGQYPRPNMLIPREPHSDVLLRMSYADQLQAAEFQRQSLHDQYFRQRPR, from the exons GCAAAACTGCCCGATTATAATCCAATCTCAAGCTTCCCCGTTGACAAGGAAACCGATGAACGTGAACTAGAGGAAACAAGATGGAGTCCTGGCGTTGTGGCCGATGGCGACTTGTTAATGTTTCTGCGTGCGGCACGCTCCATGGCTGCATTTCAAGGAATGTGTGATGGCGGTTTAGAAGACGGTTGTTTGGCTGCCAGTCGCGACGACACAACAATTAACGCACTAGACGTG CTGCACGATTCTGGCTACGATCCAGGCAAAGCTCTACAAGCGCTCGTAAAGTGCCCCGTATCAAAGGGCATTGACAAGAAGTGGACCGAGGACGAAACGAAAAAGTTCATCAAGGGTCTACGACAATTTGGCAAGAATTTCTTTAGGATCCACAAGGACCTGCTGCCACACAAAGACACACCGGAGCTGGTCGAGTTCTACTATCTGTGGAAGAAGACGCCCGGTGCCAACAATAATCGCCCGCATCGGCGACGCAGACAGAGCGCCTTGCGTCGCAATCGTGTTACGCGCGCCAACAATACACCTCCCAAAAAGGAGGACACCCCGGAACCACAAGCtgcgacgacggcgacggcggcggcgtcggctGCAGAGACGGCGAATCGCTCATCGCCCGCTGTCTCCAAGGAGGAGAACAGTTCTCTAACCGAGGACGACGCCAGCGAGTGTGACAGTGATTCGAGTCTGACCAACAAAAGGGATGAATCACCCTCAAGGATGAGGACGAGAAACAAacaacagaacaacaacaacaacaacaacagcagcagcgccagtgCAGCTGGTGGCGGTGGCAactccgctgctgctgctactgctgcctCCTCCGTCAACGCTTCTGCCAACAGCAGCTCCGCCAAGGATCAATCCTCGGGCTCAgcgagcaacaacagcaacgccgTGGCGAACGGCAAGCGACCCAAACGGGGCTCCGATACACcggatgctgccgctgccgcagcagccgctgttGCCGGCGACAGTCCCAAAACGCCCACCAAGAGCGTGGCCGAGGGATCCGGCAATAAGCGCAAGGGCGGCAAGCAGGACACGCCCAACAAGAAGAAGCGCACCGAAACGGAtaccaataacagcagcagcgagcagGCCAACAACAGCACCGAGGACAACATCAAGGAGAAGCAGCGCAAGCGACCGGACAGTCCAGTCGAGAGCATGAACTCCGACAGTCGTCCCGACTCTGTTCTGGACGATGGCGAGTCGAATACAACAGACACGGATGGCCGCACAGCGGAGCAGCAGTCCAGCAAGGACAGCAAGGAGATCAACTGCAAGGAGGAGAGCGGCGCTGTGACGCTGTCCGGCGATCTGGACTCCAAGTCGGAGGTCAATGAGAAATCGATCAAAACCGAAACGTCCTGCGCGGAAGACAACAAAGATGCCATCAAGAACATGGATGAGGAGACCAATATTCAAGCGCCCAGCAGCATACAGCCACTCAGCATCAAGCCCACGCACGTGGATGGTCTGCTAAAGGACTCCAGCTCCTTGGAGGCACCACaagctgctgttgcggttgcACCGATTGCAATGAAGGTGCCCACAATTGCCACCGTCGAGGCGCTCAATGCCTCTGTCGACCGTGATCGCAAGGAAGCCATTGAGAAAATGGAGATATGTGAGAATGAAGCGGCTGCACGTGATCCCGATCTGCTCAAGAAGCTCGCTAGCATCAAGCAGGAGACATtgcctcagcagcagcagcagcaacaacaacaacaacaacaacaacaacagcagcagcaacaacaacaacatcagcagcagcaacagcaacagctgggTGTGCCGCCAGTGTCAGCTGCCTCGGGGCCCATGCAGGAGGCTGTTTACATTAAAAAGGAGCCCATGGAGGACTCGATGGACGCCACATGCAATCAAAACAGCAACGAGCCGCAGGATCTCAAGGTTAAAATCGAAATCAAAAACGAGGATCTGAAAATAAATGCCAGCGGTCTGCCACCAGTCAGTTCCGCGGCGCCGCCGCCCAATGCCCAACTTGCTGGCCTGCATCATGGCGCCGTGGATGGTGTCAATGCGGAGCCACTGCATCTACAGCATATGCCACATGGACCAACGCCGCAGGCGCCCGCCGGTTATCTAATCGACGGGCAGCTTAAGTATGGACCACCCGGGCAACCGCCTCcacagccgccgccgcagctgcaCAGTGATCCGGGCAGCGGTGGGGTAGCGAGCGCAACGCCTCAGAAATATCCTGGCGATATGGAAATGAAGTACAACGAGGCGGCCGTCAAATTTGAGCCCAGCAGCGGTAAATTTGCGCCACAGGAGCTGAAGTATCCGGTGCCACCGCAACTGGATCCGCTCAAGTACAGCCAGGAGATTCAGgcagcggctgccgctgcggcAGCTGTGGGCAAATACGACATGAAGTACATGATCGAGCAGCAGGGCAAGTACCCGGTGGAGCTGGCACCGCCCAAACCGGGCTACCAGGAGGCGCTCAAGATACCCGATGTAAAGCCGGGCTTTGCCCATCTGCCGCACAACATTGGCCCGTCGTTGGACGGACCCGGTTCGCACAAATATGCGCCGTCAGCTCAGCCCGGCCAGCCGATGGATCAGCAGCCGCCGGGCGCGACACCACCGCCCGGCATTGCCATGCCCAAGCCGCATTATCAGCACGATGTGCAGACGCCACCGCTGGGGCGACCCTTTGAGCCCGCAGGCCTCATGCTCAAGTATGGTGATCCATTGGCCGGCAAATATGGGCCGCCACAGCCGCAGGATCTCAAGTATCCGATGCCGCCCGTGTCCGCTGCCGGCGGCGAGAATCTGATCAAAGCCTCGCCATATGGCCCGCCGCCAGAGAGTCCCATTGACGCCTCGGCGCGCTCCACGCCCGGCCAGGATAGCCAGGgcagcaatagcaatagcaattCGCAGCCGCCATCCTCACAGCCGCAGCAGTTCCAGTCGCCGCATCCCTCGCCGCACATGCCTTCGCCAGCTGGCGGCGGTTTGCCACCTGGCATGCATCCACAAAATCTCATCTCCCCGCACAGCCATGGACCGCCGCCGAATAGTGGCGCCGGTTCCGGTCCAGGTCCACAGCCGCCAACGTCGCTGCATCAGCCGATTAGCAGCACAATGTCGGGTCAGGGTGGACCGCCCAGTCTGCAGCATGGACTGCCGCCGGGCCCGGGTGGCCCACACGCACAAATATCGGTCGCCAATTCGCTGTCGGGCGTCGTCTCATCGCTGGGCGCGCCCACGCTTTCCACAATGGCGCCCTCGCATCCCATGCACCCGCACATGCATCCGCACCAGCATCCGCATCTGCAGTCGCTGCAGTCACTGCACCGACCGCATCCCGATCTGCCGCCATCCATGCATCCGCATGCGCCCATGGCCATGTCGCTGCAGGCGCCAGGTCCGCCGCCACCGCACAGCCACGGCCATCCGCTGGCGCCCGGCCacggacagcagcagcagcagccaggacCGGGTGGTCCAGCTGGCACAGTACGCACGCCTTCGccggcgcagcagcaacagccgccgcCGCGTAGCCTGCACGAGCCGCTGCCAACATCGCGTGAGCCGCCCGCCTCGCACACATCGACGGCGCCAACGGGGTCGATAAGCGGCCTGAGCTCCGGGCCGGGACAGGGCCAGGGACCGGGACCAATGCCACATCAGTCACCGCACGCGCATCGCACATCACCGCTGCCGGGTCTGGCGCATCCGTCTGGCCTCATAGGCCATCCGATGCCCATACATCCGCACTTGGCGCACCTGCCACCGGGTCATCCGGCGCACGCAGCGCTCGCGCATCCCGGCCATCATCTGCTCTCGCATTCGATAGCAGGGCTGAGCCATGGCGGCGGTCCCATTGCGCTCTTGGCGGGTCCCGGTGGACTGGGTGGCCTGCCCGAGTCGGCGCTCAGTCGACGCACACCGCCTAGCCATCTGTCGCACCCGCATGCCTCGTCAGCGCCCTCGACGCCGCACTCGGTGGCCATCTCGACGAGCATGTCGCTGACCACCACACCCAATACGGTGCCATCGTCCGCCTTTAGTCGCGCCAGTCCCAGCGTGCAACTCTCCAGCGGTTCCGCTCCAGCTGGCCctggcggcaacagcaacagtggCACGCCGAACAACTCGtccgcagctgccgctgctgcggccgcggCCGCTGCACATCGCGCCGCCTCGCCCGCTTCCAGTGTGGGCAGCCTGAGTCGCCAGAGTCCGCTGCATCCTGTGCCGCAATCGCCGCTGAGTCATCATCCCTCATCGTCGGCGTTGTCCGCCGCGGCGGCGGCCGTTGCCGAACGGGATCGGCATGCGCTGATGCGCCAACAGTCGCCGCATATGACGCCGCCGCCAGTGTCCAGCGCATCGGGTCTGATGGCCAGTCCGCTCAGCAAGATGTATGCACCGCAGCCGGGTCAGCGAGGATTGGGTACTTCGCCGCCGCCGCATTTGCGACCGGGCGCCTCGCCGCCGGTTATACGCCATCCACAgatgccgctgccgttgccgttgatTGCACCAGGCGGTGGCATACCGCAGATTGGCGTGCATCCTGGTCAGTCGCCGTATCCGCATCCGTTGCTACATCCCTCGGTCTTCTACTCGCCGCACCATCACAATCCCTTCAACTCGCCGTACGGCTATGCGCCCTATGGGCCTGGCTTCCCTGCCTATATGAAGCCGCCGCCACCAGCCGGTCCACTGGATCCCGCCGCTGTGATGGCGGCCCATCATGCTGGATTGTCTGGTCCGCCGCCGCAATCGCGTCAGGATGAACAgaatgcagcagctgccgccgcggTGGCTGCTGAAAAGCAACACGCGGCGGCAGTAGCCGCTgctcaacagcaacacaagacgccccagcagcagcagcaacagcagcagcaacaacaacaacaacagcaacagcagcaacaacaacaacaacaacagcatcaacaacaacaacaacagcagcagcaacaacaacagcaacaacagcagcaacaacagcaacaacaacagcagcagcagcagcagcaacctgGCGGTCCGCAACAGAATAAGCCGCCGACGCCAAAGACGCCGCAGGGACCTGGTGGCATGAGTGTCGGCATGGGCGGGCCAGGCACGCCAACAGGTCTGCCACCTGGTGCCTATCCGGGCTCTCACCTGGCCGGCtatccgccgccgccgcactCGTCGCCGTTTGCGCCGCAGGATGGACAGCAGCATGGCATGAAACCGACCTCGCACATGGATGCGTTGCGAGCGCACGCGCACTCGGCCAACTCTGCGGGCATGGGCGGTGGACATCATCCGACAGAGCCAT TGCCCATTGACATTGAGCCGGATCCGGAGCCGGAGATACCTAGCCCCACGCACAACATACCGCGCGGTCCCAGTCCCGAGGCGAAGCCCGACGATACCGAATGCCATCGCTCGCAGTCGGCCAT CTTTGTGCGGCACATCGATCGCGGCGACTACAACTCGTGCACGCGCACGGATCTGATCTTCAAGCCGGTGACCGACTCGAAGCTGGCGCGCAAGCGTGAGGAACGCGACCGTAAACTGGCCGAAAAGGAGCGCGAGAGAAGACAG cagcaacaacagcagcagcaacaacaacagcaacaggcagcTGCCGCACAACAGGCTGCACAGCAGGCGAAGCTAAAGGCCGAGCTGAAGCCGCCGTATGCGGACACGCCGGCGCTGCGTCAATTGTCGGAATACGCGCGTCCACATGTCGCCTTCAG TCCTGTTGAGCAGATGGTGCCTTATCATCATCCAATGGGCCCCATGTATAGCCGAGAGAG AGAATTGGAGGAGATTAAAAATGCACAAGCGGCTGCCGCGAGTCAATCGCGACTGGATCCACACTGGATGGAATACTACAGACG TGGCATACATCCCTCACAGTTTCCGCTGTACGCGAATCCGGCCATTTCACAAATGGAACGCGAGCGCCTGGGCATACCGCCGCCGCATCATGTTGGCATGGATCCGGGCGAGCATATG ATACGATTGACGAGAGAATATCATGCACACTCTCATACTCATTTACATTTGCCTTTGCATCCACAGCCGCAACCACCGGAGGCCGGTTTCCAACTGCCAC CGAATGTTGGGCAATATCCGCGCCCAAATATGCTTAT